The nucleotide window GTCTTTTTCCTTATGGCTGATTCTTTTCCCTTATGGTCTGCTCGTTTTTCTAGAGTTTTTCGGATTACCTCATGTGTGGTGTGTAGCCATTCTTAAATGAGATGACAAGATAATATCAAGGAGATTTGATGGGAATCAGATCCTTGATTTAGGGAGATTTTTCTATCTAAATCAAAGATAATTGGTTAATTAAATCAAGTTTAATTAACacaattatttgacctaaggAATCTTCTGCTATTCACATGTCACCTTGTGATTAGTTACCAAAATTTATGTTCCCACAATAACCACTTTGTTGGTcttgttttgaaattattcTGTTTTGTAAACTTAACCAAGGTTAAGACTGAATCGATTGTTactaataaattactaatctAACTCGTAtctaattaagaaataaataaaacaacttaTTTTAAGAAACGTGGGAATACCATGCTATAACAATTTTAAGGAATGTGTTGCTTTCGTGGAGTCCTTAGATTGTTGCTATTATGTATCCGGATTTTAGGGTGTGATATAatgtaaatattatttttatacctTTTATAAATATGTGTGTAAGAGGAATTTAAGCTTTCCATGTATTGAAACACATTAACTTATTATAAAagatcaaattttaaaataagaattacataaataaataaaattacgttgttaaaaatgaaatttgatcttgtctaaagtatttttttttggccatcTTGTCTAAAGTCTTAAAATAATCCGATAATTATCTCATCCCATACTTGTCTAATGTAAATTGAAGTTATAGTTaaccttaaaaaaattgaccaaaaaaacctTTGAAAAAAGCTCTCATATTACAGTCCGAATACGATCCAAATTTAAAATCCATATTCGGAATTAGGCTTAATCCCATCTGTTTATAGGTGTCACACAATGGCCATGTACCTATGTTAGGATTGACCAATTGGTCtgagggagagaggagagaggagagttATGGAAATTAGaattaaatttttactttatttttatagaagaTGGAAATAATGTTAAGTCTaaatggaggaaaaaaaatcatgttttCAAGTGTACCATTCATGTGTCGTACCTGATGATCCAAATTGTAATCACTCTGGTCTGGGCCCTAATTTCTACCCGCGGGTCCCTTCAAGATTGTACGAGGGCTAAGTACTTACTCTAATTAAATTCTTATGCTCAGCAAATAGTAATACAAGTACTTTTCTTATGGCAAGTAAACAAAATCATGGTTGCAACTTGTAACTTACCATCCAGGACATACATAACCTCATCATTCTCAAAGACtttctaattttaattttttttaaatttataaaattaattattatttacgaaatttagaaattcgaCGCGAATTCTTTTCgtaaccttttcttttcacattGCCATCCAATCCAACAATATAATTAAGGATGGCTCAACTCATCGTAATCTCTTCCAATCATATTTCCCATGCACATGTAATCTACATATGGCAACCTATGGGTGCAATCAATGTAATCACAAATTTGAATGTCTTATTATGTATAAGCCAAAATTAGTTGGAAGATAGAAGGGAGCAAATCACAAAAATACCATGACTTAGTGGAGTTGTTGCTGCACACACATTTGTCATTATGATCATACATTTATTTCCTTCACTTCCCCACCTACCTTTATGAACCAACCCAATCTCTTTTCACTTCAATTCAAACTCGAAAACACGCATACACACACAgactgctctctctctctctctctctctctctctctctctctctctcctcattgATTGCTCATACACCTCCTCCAAATTCATATCAGGGATAGCGGATAGGCAGCATTGATAGGTAGTTGTTTGGTGTCTGTTCAACCATATTACATGGACATATGTCAAAGATATTTTCCTTCTTAATGTGATCTCCTTTTCGTTTTGTTATGGGTTTGTGAGGCCTTAAGCTTAAAGGCAGCTGCaacagaaaaaatagaaatagaaaatGGAGATAGAGGGAGCAAGCGGTGGGCATAGCGGTGGTGGAGGAGGAAGTGGAAGAGGTGCATATTTGGTGTGGGAAGATCTAAGTGCGGTTCTACCAAACTTCAGTAAAGGATCACCCACAAGGAGGCTGCTCAATGGTCTTAGTGGGTATGCTGAGCCTGGTAGGATCATGGCTATTATGGGTCCTTCTGGTTCTGGCAAATCAACCCTCCTTGATACTTTAGcaggtactctctctctctctctctctcatcatgaaacaaaaatttgtAATTCATTTCTTTGGTTTTATCATACctgtttttgttatatttatcAGTAGAATGTATCCTTTCTGTTTTAGATAAATCCAAGATTTTCACTTTTGGTGCTTattaaaggtgtactttttgCATCCAAATACTCCTTTAGCTAATTTAAAGACTACCCATGATTAAGAAAAGAGAACCCATGACATGATTTGGCAGAGCCCCCAAAAGTGAAGTAATTTGGGCAAAACtagttgttttttgtttatttactgAGCTCCATTTGTTCTAGTTCAAATGaatcttgttcttcttctggtaaaaaatattattaaaaaaaaaaaaaggtttttctttgtaaaacAAATTTGGCCAGCTTTTGGTAACAAAAGTTTACCCTGAATTTGAAACTTCTATTTAGTCACTTaattcttctatttttctatttgGAAAAAGACAATTCAGCTGCTCAATTTTTGGGTGTTGAGAAATTGACcaatcaagaagaaaaaaaattctttataaCTCTCTTCCCCTTCTCCTCCAGTCACCATTAATTGGCAGAAAAATATCCAATCCAAGGCTGAAATCTTGTCCCACATTTATCTTACTGCCTTTAAGAGCCACCCATCAATTAGATAGCAGTAGCCAATGAGGTATTGGACTTCAATGGAACAAGGCACAGTTTGAATGAATGGGAAAAAATGCCTTTACCAGCCACCAAACTTTTCCACaactcttttatttcttttgatatGGAGGCAGAGTGACAGAATGAAAAGTAAATGGTGAATGACTGGTTTTAAAGCCTCCAATAATATCAGAATTCATGGGCAAGGACCATTATAAGCATGGGCTTCTCAGGTCCAACTCAATTTATAATGCAGAGGACACCTGGCagcttttgtttatgtttttttttttttggttataaaAATAGTCCAAGACTTTTATCATGGGTATAGGCAGATAGtcaatttaataattattgcATTAACTTTTTAGCTGCTGAAAAACATTTATCTTATTCTTCTAAATATCCTTGTTTTGGACACAGGCAGACTCTCAAGAAATGTTGTCATGACTGGAAATATTCTGTTtaatggaaagaagaaaagacttGCATATGGTGCTGTTGTAAGTAAaggattttctttcaaatcaaGGGTTTGCTCATTTGTTGTGAATTATATTTCTTCTAGATTTCTttgtaataaattaaatatttataccAAAAATATGATAGAAAACTTAGAATTTAGTAAGTTCTCAAATGCTCTCGTTGAGAGTTGAACTCAAGACCTCCCGCTTACTAAACGGGTGCTCTAACTAACTGAGCTACGAGAACTTTTATGTTcctctttctttaaaaaaaaaaaaattacaaaaaatgcCCTCTgtatttatcttttgttttaagaaagaaGAACATAAATGGCTCTCGTAGCTCAGTTGGTTAGAGCACCCGTTTAGTAAGCGGGAGGTCTTGAGTTCGACTCTCAACGAGAGCATTTGACCACTCACTATATTCCAAAAGTTTattctaatatatttttttttgtacaaaTTATTTAAGAAATTCTAATATAAagtcttattttattttagatataAATATGTAACCTGAAATTTAATTGAAGCAAGGAGGATGGGGATCGAAACTCCACATTGTAATCGAAATTCTGATATTGTCCATATAtaggaattgaattttcagaaacctttttcttaaaataaaccaAATCAATTCTCACTATTTTGTTACCAAATCCTTTTCTCAAACTAGAAAGGCAAAATGGCATGTCAAATTATCAAGTAAAATCATGTTGAAGAGAATTTTGTTGACATTGCCACTTGCTTAAGCATACATGCTCCTAATTCACTATAATTGTGTGCAATTCCAGGCCTATGTCACACAAGAGGATGTATTATTGGGAACACTCACAGTCAGAGAAACCATAACATACTCGGCTCACTTGAGGCTTCCAAgtagttttaaaaaagaagaggttAAGAGCATTGTGGAAGGAACAATTATGGAAATGGGCCTCCTGGAATGCGCCGATCGATCAATCGGAAACTGGCACTTAAGGGGtattagtggtggtgaaaagaaaagagtaagCATTGCACTTGAAATTCTAACAAGGCCTTGCATATTATTTCTTGATGAACCTACTAGTGGCCTTGATAGTGCCTCGGCTTTCTTCGTTATTCAAACACTTCGAAGCATTGCTCTTGATGGAAGAACGGTTGTTTCATCAGTTCACCAGCCAAGTAGTGAAGTGTTTGCACTCTTTGACGACCTCTTCTTACTATCTGGCGGTGAAACAGTTTATTTTGGAGAAGCAAAGACTGCTATAGAGGTAAGCCTGGGAATCTGGTAGCTTGATTATAAGgatagtttttcatttttggttttggaggaAACTGAAAACTTAATCCCAATTTGCTTTAGAATTTTTATAATTCGAGTTTCTAATTTATTCTTGTAGTGTCACTTTAGGAGATCTTTAACCTTGTTTATGAGTATCCCTAGGTCAACAATTGAATTCTTAAAGCACAATTTTGTTTTACTCTGCAACTAatgttagtttttgttttcacttttgtagTTTTTTGCTGAAGCGGGTGTCCCATGTCCTAGTAGAAGGAATCCCTCTGATCACTTCCTACGATGTATAAATTCAGATTTTGATATCGTGACTGCCACCCTGAAAGGATCTCAAAGAATTCGTGTGCGTATAATTCTAACTCAATTCTTTATTTGCAAAACGTTCAACACCCTTTATTCCTTTTCATGTTTCaaatgaaatacaatgcagTACCTGCTTCTTTGAATCTCATTTGTGTCATACTTTAGAACCAATTCCTCAACTTGTGCAAACCGCCTCCCCCCAAAACACAcacttcctttttctttctttatttcatCCATTCTTTTCTCGTACTAATTCTAATTCTGTGTCTGAATTATATAGGATGTCCCAACATCATCAGACCCTCTCATGAATTTGGCAACAGCAGAGATCAAAGCCAGGCTTGTTGAGAAATACAAGCGTTCAAAGTACGCAGATAAAATGAGAGCTAGGATGCAAGCCATATTAGCAATTGTAACTTTTCCAACTTTAGCTCTGTAGTCTGATTACTTTCTGTGAAGTTAGAACAGCAAATTCTTGTGCATCGACTTGGTTCTCCTATTTTTGTGTTAGCTGTTGCCTATATGAAATCAAAGCATGATGCTACTTTGAGAATTTTCTAGATATACATGTTAACTTCTTTTCATGATGTTTGAACTTTCCTTTGAAacctatttgaaattgttttgttgCCATTATGTCATCTTAACAATTAATTCTTAAAGGGGAAGTCCCCTCCCTCTTTCATCTTAACAATTGACTGCATCCATAGGTTGGCAAGGATCATGTTCCTTGTCAACTAAGGTTTATGTCGGCACAAATAATCTATCAGACATGATAACTACGCTACATCTGTTAATCCCTAGTCTTTGGCATAGTTGGCAAAAGGGGTGGCGGCTTAAAGTAGAACTGAGGCTTTTAAATATTTGCAATGAAAAAGGAACAAAGTAAAAGATGTGAACTATGCAGTTTTTGCAATATGTATGAAGCAGTCTTTGTTTGCAGGAAGGACAGgcaattgaaatgaaaagtgGAAGTCAAGCAAGTTGGTGGAAGCAACTTTCAACCTTGCTGCGAAGATCATCTCTGAACATGTCTAGAGATGTGGGGTATTACTGGTTAAGGATAATCATCTATATACTTGTATCAATATGCGTTGGAACTATCTATTTTGACGTTGGCAAGGGCTATACTGCAATCTTTGCCCGGGCAGCATGTGGAGCATTTATAACGGGCTTTATGACATTTATGTCTATTGGAGGTTTCCCATCTTTCATAGAAGAAATGAAGGTAAACATTGCACACACAGAAACAagtgtacatatatatatattttgttgtgtGTGTACAAAGGGTTACACAGTAGAAATTTCTGTTAGTTATTGGCTTCTCatactttgttttcttcttgtaaaCAGGTGTTTTATCGAGAAAGACTCAATGGGTATTATGGAGTTTCAGTGTTCATCATATCCAACTTCCTCTCTTCATTCCCATTCTTGGCTGTAGTTACACTTACTAGTGGGACTATTACTTActattttgtgaaatttcgGACAGAATTTTCACATTATGTGTTCTTCTGTCTCAATATATTTGCCTGCATTTCTGTGATAGAGAGCCTCATGATGGTTGTAGCTTCACTAGTTCCCAATTTCCTGATGGGCATAATTACAGGAGCTGGAATCATGGTAAGGAGATAAACTCAAATGTTTgataagctttcattttctgtttcCGTCATCAAGTCTATCCTTGCTGATATATCCTTTTCAACTAAATGTTTGTGTATGCAGGGAATCCTGATGATGACCTCTGGATTCTTCCGCTTGCTGCCGGATCTTCCGAAGCCATTCTGGCGCTACCCAGTTTCATATCTCAGTTATGGCTCATGGGGAATACAGGTGACACTTTGTTAATAATCTATATTTTTCAAGCCGCTTGTGGAAATGATTTTGTCAAATGGATTTTCCCCTCAAAATCATAAAAGTCCACTTAATTGCAAAGTCTTCCTTTTCCCTCAGAACTTATGCAGTTAAAAACCTTTTCAAGATCCAACTAAtggacaaaaagaaattcatttGTCTTATAAATAATCATTGCagatgcaaaaagaaaaaggaaacacaGTAAAGCTTCATTGCTTTGTCAGATGAATGCATTCCCAAGAAGTTAGAAACAGAATTATTTTAAGACATTTTAGAATCTCAACATTTTCTTAGAGATGCAATTAAAGCAGCCTAACTACATTGAGTGAAACTGCTGAACATAGAGGAAGATAGTCTATATTCTGACTGAAGATGTAAAAGACACCCccaaagatatatatatatatatatgtatatttttaaaactacTCTATATCGATGTAGGCAGCTTAACTTCCATAATGCCACCATGCAGGCCAGGCTAGGTTTTAACATATGATGTATTAAGCACCATATCAGCCATGCTATAAATCAGATGGTATTAATTTTTGTAGCATAATTTGACATGCAGGGCGCCTATAAGAAtgattttcttggccttgAGTTTGATCCAATGATACCTGGTGATCCAAAACTGACGGGTGACTTCATCATCCAACATATGTTTGGGATACCAATAGACCACTCCAAGTGGTGGGACTTGGCTGCTATTGTAGCGATTCTTGTGTTGTACCGGGTTCTCTTTTTCGTAATTCTCAAGTTCAAGGAGAATGCATCGCCGTTGTTTCAGACACTCTACGCAAAGAGAACACTACAAAAGCTTGACAAGAGGCCTTCCTTCAGGAAAGTACCCTCTATTAGTTCCAAGAGGCACCAACCTCTCCACTCACTGTCTTCTCAAGAGGGCCTTAACTCTCCACTGCAGTAGAAGAAGCATTATAACTGTCATGAGGGTTTATAAGCAACCACTTTTACAGTGCAATCTCTCCATGCGGTTTATGTAATTAGTCACTTTTGCTCAGAAAAGATCAGATAGAAAAGTAGAGAGTTTCTGTTGGAATTTAAAATAGAGAAACTGttttaatttatctttttgtttttctgatgGATATCATAAAAGGAACAACACGATACAGGGGATATTAGCTGGTTTATAGTATTTCTTTTGCCAAATTTAAATGTCACTTGTCTCATTGCATTTATGGGATTCGTTGCACACACTCTGGTTTGGGTGAAATTGCACTTTGTTACTTGACATTCAAAATGTTGTATTCTTAACATACATTTTTGCAAACATTGCAACGTCTTCCTTCCTTCAGTTTCTCATTTCATAGTTTTCCCTATATTGCATTGCGATGCATTTTATAggtccctttttttatttttttaccaaTGATGGGAGGGGTATTCGAACTTAGGTGTGAGGTGTGAGGGGGTAGGTTCACTGTCATGGACAACTAGTCTATAGGTCTCATTCTTAAATAGACTTAATATCAGCAATGCTTCTGAGCTTTACCTAAAAATCAAATTGGTACTTATCATTTAACTTTGTTAAAATCGGTTAGGATCAACCCGtatgacaaaaaaattcaagtcaAATTTGAGTCCACTCGCTAAGACACGATGATAAATGAGTGGGTTTCAACCCTTTTATTAACATGCTGAATCCATTTAGTGCCCGTTTGACATTGCTTATCTgaggtgataagtgattttttttaaattttgggaagTCCAgaccgtttggtaaactatgagaaaatcacttattgttgaaaattgttgtgagagaaagttATAAGGGAAAACATCTAAttaggtgctttcattttttgattatgctAGAATCAGTTTTGAAGAGGCGCTatgtttaatgattatgcaggaatcattttctgattatgcgaGAATTAGTaccaacacttttaacaaaaaaagtttaccaaacgccaaactactttctctcacagcaaatctgacatCGATTATTTTCATAGCACAGCGATACCAAACTAgcctttaataaataatttgagtcAACTCGTTTACCACGTCACATTCAACAGGTTTAATTTTGTTAGCTTTaagtttcaaatttaaaattccatGACATCCGTGACACCTTGGCATTGTGTGTGAGAACCACACAAGTAATATTAGACGATAGAATTTTCTCACACATATACAGTGTCAAGATGTCATGAGGGTTTGGTGAAAGAGGACTAACATAAATGAGATTGTATAGTCTATGAGTCAAAAAAACACCGGACTCGCTCGTTCAATACAATGAGGATGAAATGCGGTTCGCAAAATAGCGAGCATGCTATTTTGAACGCACGAGTCTGATCAACACAGCTTTCactctctcattctcttcctCTCGAACGACTGGAAGACCTCCATGAGCGGCTCCTGGTTGATAAGGATCTCCTCGTTCATGTCAGGCAAGATGGTGGTGACTAGCTCGTCGAACTCGACGGTGCTGTTTCTGTTGGCAAGGAGGACTTGGAGTTGGTAGCCGGTGGGCTTGACGCCAAGAGATCGGAGCAGGGCAGCAAGCTAGAGCTGGGTGAGGCTGCTGTCGAAGTCCATGTCAAATCGCATGAAGATGTCTTTCAGCTGCTTCCGTTAATTGGAGCCAAGCGGCCATCATTCTGGTAATggccaaagaagaagaaagggatcATTACGATCCCAATTGTGTTTTGGGCAATTGGgcgttttgttttgttttgttttttaattttaattttgtggtGTGGTAATTTGTTTGTGAAAAGTTGTGGTGTGGGGctaattggattttttttatttttctctttggaaatttggaaagaaagacagacagacagagagGAAGGAAGGCAGAGATGAGAAAGAAAGGCAGAGCAAGATAGAGgaaggaagaggaaagaatgagagaatggattttttatttttttataattttataatttttataatatttttttcacacatCAGCCCTAATTAAAtatctttaattaaatttaaaaatcttttttaagtcaaaatccctaattaaatttaaatattacaaaaattcttttttagtctgacacagcaccaaacataggtatgcattatttttacaatccagcttTTTAGTCAGACACAACACCAAATgtaggtcagtacttaatccagcttaggtCAATCCAAGCTAATCCCAGACAGTCTCAAGACTTAGTCTAGTCCATAACAGTCTGCCGTACCAATCGACCCGTGAGATCACTATTCTGCAACTGCAAGTCATTAAATAAACAGATTACCTCGATCGTATTGTATTATTCGTTTGATAAATGAGTGGTATTTGGGTTGGAAACTTCTGACCCATTTAATGCAATAACCATGATTCATCACAAACCCAGAGAAggaaatagataaataaaaaataaataaaatcatatttgtGGAAACATATATTTCACCAGCCAATAAAAAGACGACACGTGGAAAATGAATATTTCTTAGGTCAAACTAATTACCctaattaaattctatttaattAGGGAAATTATCTTTGATTTAAGATAAGAATATCTTCCTAAATCAAGGAACCAATCTCTACTAATTCCTAAAACCCTAGCACACAAGGAGACTATAATTACATAGCTACACAAGACATTTAAGGTAATGTTTCCTCACCTGAaaaaaccctctctctctcttgccatCGCCTCCTCCCATACTCTCATGGCTCTGGCCACCACACATGGCTAAGGCCACCCGACTCTCCCCGTAAGAGAAAACTTCATTCATTTTAGCTATTGTCGTATCTTTATCAAGATCCaattgaactaacttaggcatcaaagggcctttggccaacaccatCGGGtatggtctatttactcctatttattttgtagggattgaagaagagagataatgaagatcgaaggttgagGAATCAATTCACAAATATTCCTCATGTGGAATTTTGCTCAAACAATATTCATGACCTAAGAACCAGAGAaaagggaagagagaaaaagacgaGGAAGAAGATAAGTAGTGGCTCATGATGGGTTTGGGTGATGGGCTTTTTTAGTTGAAAATATCGGCCCAAAACTTgctgtctttttttttcgggACCTCCAACTTATAACGccaaacccaaaccaaaaCCATTGTTGTATGAAACTCGCTTGTTTCAATAttggataaaaaaaaacatatttaagGATAGTTTCAGCCAAGTTCTAAAATATCAATGGTATCAGAAATATTAATAgtctaaaaacacaaaaatttcGATGGAATATtaggatattatcgatatcgataataaaaaccacgaaaattgtaagaaaaacttggaaatttttattgaaactttggaggacactactacaaaaaagcaaaaagacgacggtaaatcaccgtcgtgtatttggtttttcaatggtcgtggaatccaccgtcatcttttccctcataaaccacgacgctaaataaccgtcgttgttaaacaatacaacgtcatcaaaaaatacaaaacgacgtctttgtactgcaaaaagatctaaaaaaagcaatcgaggatgataatagacgaccaattctctaaaaacaccgtcgttaaaaagggaaaatatgacacatattaagagaacaaagccgcaagatagacatacaacgacgacaataaaaatacgccgacgttaaatataattttcacgacaataaaaaatatgacgtctttaaatacattagaagacgacgttattgatacctactacgtcgcacatataaacacaaccgtcgtacaattaattttccacttcgatttttcgataaaagatgacgtggaaatagttgtcagtgtcattatttacgacgtatgtgtttctatagtagacgttgaaaaactaaacaacgtcagttacaaatatatgagagtcgtattaaaaaatttatacgtcctattttcagaaacaaacaacgaccataaacattagacgttgttaaatacaacaacgtcggaaaacaataaaaacagacgtgtttagtctgctaaagttctacaacgtctcttatttacaaaaaaccgtcgtgaaataaattttccacttcgatttttctaaaaaagatgacgtggaaatagttgtcagtgtcattatttacgacgtatacatttatatagtcgacgttgtatttatatgtattcattactcacgacgcacttaataatatagacgacgttgaacgtctaaacaacgtcggttccaaataaatgggagccgtattacaaataacgtcgtttaattgttattagacggcggttataatgaatttccgtcggaattaatttcgttcctcttcgtttataaaagaacttgcgacgtggaaaatgtatgatgacgtcgtattttttaacgttcagattacatatctcgttttttagacgtcggtattatgggattggagtcgtgttattttgaattacatggcggttctttatccttcaccgacgtgatatcctgaataattgcttcacaatagcgtcgtggttcttcattgttacgttgctttaagacgtcggtaaatatgctgaataactgattcacaataacgtcgtgttttatttgaacgtagaaagtgaagaaatcacattacaatatattacaaaattaatgtcatacactgccaattacataagcatcattcaatccatatatcttcacacccatctcgaatattttgaccgcctaactcacctaccagttcatcaaatgtgtcaacatttggcatccctctagtaaatggctcacactcaattatcacatcacctaatacttcatcaccaataacatcattatattctctactaggcattgataacactaccgaccaaccacgatgcatcgggtcgtcaacaaaaaatatttgtttgacttgagaagccaaaacaaattggtcattcctatgtccaattttactcaaatctacaagggtaaatccaagttcgtcgactacaagaccagaactatctatccaatcacacctaaagactgggattgtaaacttttggtagtcaaggtcccaaatttcttgaatgacaccatagaaacccatatttgagagaattgggtttttatccttggcactagcaacttacatggtatgtgcaagtaaataaactccactattttgagttgtccgcacatcatct belongs to Prunus persica cultivar Lovell chromosome G4, Prunus_persica_NCBIv2, whole genome shotgun sequence and includes:
- the LOC18781539 gene encoding ABC transporter G family member 15, which codes for MEIEGASGGHSGGGGGSGRGAYLVWEDLSAVLPNFSKGSPTRRLLNGLSGYAEPGRIMAIMGPSGSGKSTLLDTLAGRLSRNVVMTGNILFNGKKKRLAYGAVAYVTQEDVLLGTLTVRETITYSAHLRLPSSFKKEEVKSIVEGTIMEMGLLECADRSIGNWHLRGISGGEKKRVSIALEILTRPCILFLDEPTSGLDSASAFFVIQTLRSIALDGRTVVSSVHQPSSEVFALFDDLFLLSGGETVYFGEAKTAIEFFAEAGVPCPSRRNPSDHFLRCINSDFDIVTATLKGSQRIRDVPTSSDPLMNLATAEIKARLVEKYKRSKYADKMRARMQAILAIEGQAIEMKSGSQASWWKQLSTLLRRSSLNMSRDVGYYWLRIIIYILVSICVGTIYFDVGKGYTAIFARAACGAFITGFMTFMSIGGFPSFIEEMKVFYRERLNGYYGVSVFIISNFLSSFPFLAVVTLTSGTITYYFVKFRTEFSHYVFFCLNIFACISVIESLMMVVASLVPNFLMGIITGAGIMGILMMTSGFFRLLPDLPKPFWRYPVSYLSYGSWGIQGAYKNDFLGLEFDPMIPGDPKLTGDFIIQHMFGIPIDHSKWWDLAAIVAILVLYRVLFFVILKFKENASPLFQTLYAKRTLQKLDKRPSFRKVPSISSKRHQPLHSLSSQEGLNSPLQ